From the genome of Scleropages formosus chromosome 25, fSclFor1.1, whole genome shotgun sequence:
TGGAGATGCGATACAAGTGTCCTGCGATCCCCGATTCGGTTCATTGTTGCCCGTCATCGTGATGTTGTGTTTTGATAGCTGGCTCCAGTTCCAGGGAGGCAGATGGGCTCTGTGGTGCTCCCTGCACTGGTGAGAAAACATCATCTCGTTGATACCCGGCAGCCCGGCAAGCCATCTGTTGAAATTAAAACCTACTAGTGAAAACACGGTATTTGTACCGCAACCATGCTGGCCGTTGGACAGCGTAAAAGGCCTCATTTCTTAATTGAGTAATCATTTTTTGACAGCATTACTTAAGGTGCTCGGTGTCTGACTGTACCAGGTGCTGTACTTTCAGCGACCTCTGACCCGCGGTACCCGAGAGGGATGAGGTACACCTACAGGTACAGCACAGTGAGCACCAGCTCGCCGCCGCACGCGCCCTCTGAGAGCAGCGGACTCGCCCTCGACTGTCTGCTCGACGTGGACGTGCTGCCCGGCTGCCAGCTCACGATGAAGGTCACACCTCCCACATTCGTCCCGAAACTTTAGAGAATCTGGGAACCGAGCGGTTCTGCGAAATTGCCCTCGCATCACAATTCTACGTGTTTCCTTTTCCCTTCTCGCTCAGTCACTTGTTCTGCTGTTATTTCCACTTTATATTAATTTGTTGTCCTTTTTCAACATCTCACTGTAACTTCTAAGAAGGTCTTATCCaatattcttttttgttttactctaTGTaccatatttgtttattttattttaccctCTATCGTCTCTCTGTAACGCATTTTGAGACGATGCTTTTAATGCCACCATACCAgctttgcctttatttattaccattttattattattattactattcttATTATTAAGCATAGGGATGCACTGATTTGTGAGTGTATGGGACTGATTTGTGCAGCtgcactttttcagtttctttctgaCTTCCATTCAACTGTGTGTCCCTGACGCCTGGTTTCCACCGTTGATCGTTGCCGTAGTTGAGGAACTCCCAGATAAAGAGAGTTTCGCCGCAGAAGGAGAATTCAGCACAGCGCACTAAAAATTTAAGGTAAATGCAGGCGCGTTCCTTTCGCCGTAACGTGCGTGAATAAAAACGCAAAGTACCAGTGTGGAGCTGTCTTCCAATACACTGACAAGTGTTATTCCCGAAGCCTTTACGCAGAGGCCACTCCAATGAAACCCCTGGGGCAGAAATAAGTGTATCGGTGTGTGACGGCCAGACCCCCTGCAGGGCGGTGGCGGGAGGCCCCCGGGCCCATCTGTTGTTTGTGTTCCCAGGGAGGCGCTGGAGAGGAACCCCCTGATGTTCTCCCTCCGTGACGGGAAGGTCGCCCAGGTCTGCCCCTGGGAGGGCGACCCCGTCTGGGCGCTCAACATCAAGAGGGCCATCGTGAGCATGCTGCAGACCTCCCACGCCGGGGACCCTCGGGAAACGGTGAAGGAGGTGAGAGCGACGGGTTCAACGAGCAGCCGAGCCACTCGTATGTCACCCGGACAGCCGGAGAATTTTGCACCCAAGGAGAGCGCGATTCCGAGATTTGCGCCGAGTTCTAGTTTGTTCCAGCCTGCGGCGTGTTCTGTGATTCTCAAAGTATTATAGTGAAACTCTTGCTGCTCTTCCGTGATCTCTCCGGGCCCTCGGACTCAGACGGACGTGTACGGCACCTGCGTGAGCCACTACGAGCGGAGGGGGTCGGTCCTGGTGAAAACGCGGGACCTCCGGGGGTGCCTGCGCGACCGGCTAGCCGGGTTCTGGCTGCACTCGGTCCCACTGTCCCAGGACAATGTGAGTCATCCAGGACATGGTGGTCAGAGGTGGTTAGGgatctagggttagggttaggatggagatagggttagggttctgGTTAGCGGTTAGGATCGGTGGTTGGGTTAGGATTATCGGTAAGATTGAGAAGAAGCCCCACGAGTGTCTATCATTATCTTCGTACACAGTAATATGCTCGACATGCTTACCCTGTTCTCCACGGTAATACACCATGTGTTTTAAAATCACACAGAGCTTGTGATGTCATGTGTCGTATGCCAGGCTGTGGAATCCAGCGTGCAGTGCGTGCAGCGCCATGGCGACTCGGCAACCGAGGAGGTCAACTGTACGGAGACGGTGCGCTTGGCGCCGCTCGCCGGCCGGCCAGTGGGGGCCCGTGTCCGCTCTGTGTCCACCCTAACTCTGCTGAGGGcgcaggacggggcgccagtgaGCCAAGGTGAACGCATGGCCCGAGGATGCTTCTGTCCTATTCCCGAGACTAGGATGGTTTAGCAAACATTGTGTTTCACCTTCGTACAGACCTACAGGTGTACTCCGGTGATGTGCGCTTCGAGGATGAAACGGGGGGGGCCGGCCAGAGCTAGGCAACCGGACACTCCGGAGTCAGCAGATACAGTGAGGAGACTGTGTGCCATCAAATCTGACCAGCAGCAGGTAAAGACAGCATCTCAACACCAGCACGAAgagcaaggaaataaaaaaagcaccACAGGCGTATTGGTTTAGACCCAAAACTTATGATGAATTTCAATCTGgtgtttaaatatttaccatAATGAGATACTAAAcgaatagactggtgtcctaccCTGGGTGCaccctcgttcctgtcctgtgtttctgggaaaaGCCCAGGACCACCTTGATGCTGCACTGGACGAgcagtaatgaatgaatgaatgaatgaaagttcATTTTTGGCCAGATCAGTCACCTTCGTTTCATTAGACATTATGAGCAACGAACAACATTAAGGCAccaattaaaaaagtaaaatacatcCAGCTTAGGTCCGAACGTCATCGGGTTTGTCCTCTCGCCTCCTGCTGGTGCTCTTTGACCCGGACCTTGCAGAACAGCACTTTCTGAAACTTTAGACTGAGTGCACACAAAAGGAATGTTTTCAGGGCAAAACCCAAAGAGCGCGGAGCTCCTTTCCAAAATTGCGGCTTCCTCCTCAAATGGTCCAGACCCCTGCTGGATTGAGCTGAGCCCCTGTTGACATTAGGGCCACACGGGTGCCCCTCGGGAAGCCAAAGGTTTGCACGTGGAGGTCTGCTGGGCCGAAGGGCTCTTGGGCCTGAACAAACAACCAGGGCGGAGTCCTCACACAGGAACCGGGCACAAGTCAGGGCTCAGGAGGCCAGATAGACAGGTTCACGTTTGAGTTGGGCGTTTGTGGCGGCGATGTGGTCAAGGAGGAGAGCAGGCAGCCGATGGTGCGGTCGTCAAGAGCGGTTACTGTTCGAACGCCCCACGGATCTCATGTTCACTGAGAAGCATCGAGAACATTGTGAGGAGAATGTGGTTCCCTGGGTTTAGAACCCACAACCTGCTGACCTCCGTACCCGATACATGATTTCACCATCCACATGTAAAGCACTTAACGCTAACAAACGTGTTTCTGCTGTGACTCTACATGTGTTCATGGGTTATTGAGATTCGTGGATAACTGAATCCCGCTCTCAATCGGTCGACGGTGGGCTCGAAGTCCTAGAGCCAGACCGTCACTGGCAGGTTTTGGAACAAGGCCGCAATGTCTGTAAACCGTAGTGTCTGAGATCGGCTCTTGACCCACCCCGTCGTTCCCCCGATCTTTCAGCAGGCGGACCTGTTCCTCCACCTAGTGTTCCAGCTCAGGGTCCTGTCCCAtcggcagctgcagcagctctggcAGGAGGCCTCCTTCAAGTGTCGCGATGACTGGTCAGTGGTCAGTCCTCTGCCATTGTATATATAGTTGTATtattagtataataataataataataataatactacttaTCGGTACAATAAATATTTAGTAATAAGACGCTTAATAgtgattaataaaattattacagGGTTAAGAAATTTCCTAACTGTGATGATGTGCTCTGATGATTAGAAAAGCCCTTTTGTGTTGTATTCAGTATTATGAAATTACGTTCATGTTATCTTAGAACTTTCTAAGGAGCTTTgagaagcatttacatttatttatttagcagatgctttgctgtgatgaaatattaaagaggAACATAGGAATATACAACTGGTGTTTCGTACAATTGGTCTGTGTTCTTCTGTTGGCCCCATGGGTAGCGCACACACAGGGGTCCTGCGGGGGCCCTTCCCACGGTTAAGGGTCCCCCCAAGCTCGGTGTTGTGGGAGGGGTTCTCAGACCCCCTAGATGTGTGCAGTTATACACCCCCAGGAAGGCTGTGCGGTGTTAGTGTGCGCAGGCCCTACTCCTCCCCCCGCTGGGCCCTCAAAGGCTCCCAATGCCGCCGCCCACCGGGAGGACAGAGGGGGGTCTGTTTGAGGAGTGGGCGGCACCGATCCCCCACATGCCCCACCACAGCAGCTCTATGCAAGTCCTCCTTGTAGACGAGTTCCCCTTCGAGGGCTGATCCGTGGGGAAAATGGCTCTCCGAGGggcaaataatgcaaaaaaaaggtcttaacACCAACATTGTGTCCACAGGCCTTGAGGTCCTAAAACTCAGACATCTGCAGTGTAGCCCCTCCTTTGTCCTGCTGGTCATCAGCATTCCTGATCTATCGCTCTCTCTACTGTCCCTCGGATCTGCTCCGGGTTGGCCTCAGGCAGCCTCTGCTGGACGCCCTGCCGGCGTGCGGATCGGAGGCCTGCGTCTCCGTCATGACGGAGCTCCTCCGgagcggcgagctggagcccgAGAGGGTGTCCTCCTTCCTGTCCGCCTTCGCCTTCGTCTCCCGGCCCTCGGCCGCCATGGTCGGCTCCACCACTGTGAGTACAGCTGGGCGGCCCGCAGACCCGGGGTCGCCGGTCCGTCCTCTGAGCTCAATCCAAGATATGTTCCGATATGAATCGGTGCACACGTACTCAACGCACGCTGGACTTACGGTGAACTTTTGATGAATTCAAATCAGAAGTGGCTGCATTGATGCTGAAGTGAAGTAAAACGAAATGCATCTCTGAATGTTTTTTCTGGAGCCCGAATGTATGAATATTTTGGCACTGGAAGAAATGACTGTGAATGTTTATGGTAGCTGTGAATTAATTTGAAGCCACTGCGAAGACTCCCTCCACACTGTGCTTGTATGTGTCTCCGCCAATGAAGTCGGGCGGTAATCAGATCTGAGGAGGGGGGTTCGGCAGCCGTTGGCAGCGTTTGCCCCCAATTTGCTCCTCTAATCCCCACTTCGTGCCCCCAGGGCCTGCTGCAGTCCCCAGAGACCCGCACTGGGGCGCTACTGGCCGTGTCCTCCATGGTCCATACGCTGTGCCTGAGAATGACATCGCCTTGCAGCCTGTTGCCCCAGgtccagcagctgctgaaggTTCTCAAGGAGATGTTGGAGGAACTCTGTGGGGAAGGAGATGGGTCACAACTCACTGAGGTACCACCCATGAATTTTGTTATTTCATGATTAGAGGTGTAGAAGATATGGTGGTTGCACCAGTTCTGTGGTTGCACgcatgatgacgacgacgatggTGATGATAAGGAGATTGGtgagatgatgatggtgatggaaGTTGTGGAATGAGTATGACTTTGATAATGACCAAGATAATCACGGCATTGGACATGACAATGATGATAAATGAGTTGGAGATGAGGGCTTAGTtgctttgtttatatttatcatGCAGGTGATGTTTGTGGTGCTTAACTCTAAATTCTCTCCGTGCCCTGACCATTAAGATGATGTTGATGATCTTCCTTTGTGAGCAGAAGCTCCACGTGCTGAAAGCCGTGGGGAACGCCGGCCTGGCTGCTGCCACCCTCATCCCTGAGCTTGAGGTGTGTGCCCAGAGCCAATACACTCCTATGGAGCTTCGCCTCGCCGCCATCCAGGCCTTCAGGCGAATCCCCTGCACAGCAGACGTCAGTATCTGAACATCAAGTTGAGCTTGTGATCTTAACACCTGTTGGGGTGTTAATAACTTCAGCTGGAAGTAGACAGTTGCTTTAATAGCCTTTCTGATATAACATGTTGTTGGAGCTGGAATTAAATCTACTGTAACAGGTTAAACCtttcaaatccctgctcttgACCTTTTGAGGAGCCACAAGACAGCTCCTAGGGTCACGAGTCATACCTTAAGCAGATCCCCAGCCCACATTCACTCAAGAGTCTTCCTTGTCCAGAGACGAGCGCTTCTGCAGCTGTACTGCTCCCCTCGGGAGGACGTTGAGGTCCGCATCGCCGCCTACCAGCAGATCATGCGTTGTCCAGACCGGGATGTTCTACGCAGAGTGAGGGCCACGCTGAAGAATGAGTCTTCCAGCCAAGGTCAGTAGCTTGGGGTCTGCTGACTAAAGAAGGTTACGTTATCATCTACTGCATAACCTGAAGGACTCTACTAGGTTAAGGCACTGGAGGTGTTAACCTCAGTTTGCTAAACCTTGTGTCATTTTCCttgacttttaaaaattattcatataAATTTTCCAATTCAGTTCAACAAATCGTTAAAGATTTCACTGGAAGGGGCTACATGTCTTGACAGTGGGCTCCTATGTCTGGAGTCATCTGACTCAGATTCAGAAAACCGATGACCCTCTGAAGCAAACCCTCATGGAGATGCTACCTGATGACATCATCAGCAAAGACTTTGAAGGGGAGACTTGGAAATATTCATCCTATATGGACACGACGATGGACACAGGTATGGTGCACCAACTCATATCAACCATACTTTCAGTTTGGTTCCAGGCCTAAATAAGAATTCAGGATAATTGCAATATGTTCTTTTGTTGGTAAGATATGCTGGCTGATGAAATAGCTGCCATGGGATATGGTGACTGCTGATTTGTCTATGTggcagggtttggctctgcCAACATGGAGGGAGCCCTAGTGTTTGCCCCCAGCTCCATTGTGCCCCGCTCTGCCATGGTCAACCTGACCGCCCACATCCTGGGAAGAGCCTTCAAcctgctggaggtgagactggCCATTAGCATTTTATGGATGCTACAAATCATGAAAACAAAAGTAGATGCAACTAAACAACtgactgcaataaaaaaacCATATTTGTCTAATAGCTGAAGAGTGACCTTTAACCTTCTAAGTCAAAGatctgggtgatttttttttttcctttattagaTTGACCTTCGTGTAGAAAATGCAGATCCCCTTCTCAGAAAGTTGTTTGGTCACCACGAAGCTGCCCCCTCGCATGACGACTCTGGCCCTCAAACCCCCGTAGATCCTGTCATGAGGGAGAAGAGGAGCAGTGAGGGGACAGTAGAATTCAATGATGATGGACCACCGGGACAGGGGGAGAAGGGGGGCTGCCAGGCCAGGTCCTCTCATCTAAGACAAGCTGGAGCTATGGTTAGAACATGGAGACGTCAACATAATGTTACTTGGACAAGAGTTACACTGCATAATTGTTGATTGTGTTGGGTCAGTGTTGGCTCTCAAAGTGTTGCAGTCCGAACGAAAGACTTAATTGGGTAGATTTTGGGAGGTCAGAACTTAATTCAGTACAGGTAGCTTTACAGTCTGCCAGTTGCTTTGGCTAAGGGTGTGtggcaaatatttttgtaagcCCATTGAACGAGAAAAAGCTGAAATCGATCCCGATCTAATTGCCTTGTGGTTCAGTTCACAGGGCACCAGCCAGTTGACCACGGCCTGCGCTGTGGGATCGGCGTAAAGGTGTTCGGCAGTGAGTTGGTCTTCATCACCTGTGATGATGTCGCCGCTCAAGGGAGGCAGCTGTCCCTCAGCTTGGCTGGGATGGCAGTCCGGCTGCTGAAGGTGAGGGATCCGTTGACATGCAGGATGAGCTGGAAATAAATGTTCCCTTGGATGTGCACAAGACCCTGGCTTGTCCTTTTCTCCCCCCGTTCAGGGTCAGGATGTCCAGTTTCACCGTCAGGCcgtactggccacggaggagcTGATCCTACCTTCTCTATCTGGGTGGCCCATCAAAGTGGCTGTCAACATGTCTGCTTCGTTGAGTATCCGAATCAAGGGAAGCGCCGTCCTCAAGAGCTGGTCCCACTTTTCTGTCTCTGGCTATGTTAAACCAAGGTGAGTTCTGGGCCTGTCTGCCACCGTTGACTTTCGAACCCCCAAGTATCTGAGCTTAACTCACTCCCGCTCTCATTCTCTCAGTGCTTATGTGGGGGTCTCGGCCCGGATGGGGTTGGAGGGCCCCTGTGGTCGGGCAGGGGTTGAGTGGCTCTTGGGCCTTCGAAGCTCCACCAGTCTGGATGGAGGTGTTCAGCTTCAGAGAGGGCAGGACCTGAAAGTGTCCCTCAACACTCCCGAGGACAGCCTGGACATCGTTCATTTCAGGTTTCAAGACCTTTTCTCACCTCCCCCTCcgctgctgtgtttctctgctcttttcTCCGCTGGGTTGCTGTGGTTGAAGCCACACTTCTTTGCCCCATGATGCAGTTCCAGGATGTACAGTGTGAGTGGGGAGAACAGGGAGGAGCTGAGAGTCTCCAGGGACCACACAGACAGGACCACCTGTAGTCCCCAGGACTGTGAGTATCCCCAAGACCCAAAATGAGACCGATCGAATTTGGCTAACCGAGTCAGTCGCTTCGGGACACCCCACCCTTCCTGCcctgtaaacatttacatatattcattcatctgacacttctctctaatCTAAAGTGCCTCACAGTgataagctgcttacaattatttacccatttatacagctgggtaattttactggagctgttttAGGAGAATATCTTGTTCAGGGTTCTACAactagaagtgggattcaaacctgtgacctttggatccaaaggcagcagctccaagcactGCACTTCCAGCTCCCCCACATACAGTAATTTCTGTATGTTATAATGTCG
Proteins encoded in this window:
- the LOC108921449 gene encoding vitellogenin-like, whose translation is MRYTYRYSTVSTSSPPHAPSESSGLALDCLLDVDVLPGCQLTMKLRNSQIKRVSPQKENSAQRTKNLREALERNPLMFSLRDGKVAQVCPWEGDPVWALNIKRAIVSMLQTSHAGDPRETVKETDVYGTCVSHYERRGSVLVKTRDLRGCLRDRLAGFWLHSVPLSQDNAVESSVQCVQRHGDSATEEVNCTETVRLAPLAGRPVGARVRSVSTLTLLRAQDGAPQADLFLHLVFQLRVLSHRQLQQLWQEASFKCRDDWQPLLDALPACGSEACVSVMTELLRSGELEPERVSSFLSAFAFVSRPSAAMVGSTTGLLQSPETRTGALLAVSSMVHTLCLRMTSPCSLLPQVQQLLKVLKEMLEELCGEGDGSQLTEKLHVLKAVGNAGLAAATLIPELEVCAQSQYTPMELRLAAIQAFRRIPCTADRRALLQLYCSPREDVEVRIAAYQQIMRPR
- the LOC108921448 gene encoding uncharacterized protein LOC108921448; this translates as MSLPAKIQKTDDPLKQTLMEMLPDDIISKDFEGETWKYSSYMDTTMDTGFGSANMEGALVFAPSSIVPRSAMVNLTAHILGRAFNLLEIDLRVENADPLLRKLFGHHEAAPSHDDSGPQTPVDPVMREKRSSEGTVEFNDDGPPGQGEKGGCQARSSHLRQAGAMFTGHQPVDHGLRCGIGVKVFGSELVFITCDDVAAQGRQLSLSLAGMAVRLLKGQDVQFHRQAVLATEELILPSLSGWPIKVAVNMSASLSIRIKGSAVLKSWSHFSVSGYVKPSAYVGVSARMGLEGPCGRAGVEWLLGLRSSTSLDGGVQLQRGQDLKVSLNTPEDSLDIVHFSSRMYSVSGENREELRVSRDHTDRTTCSPQDWSRVLGWQLCSQVSYPSSPGAVSLPPPGPVLLSIRLQKLDRGLQQYLLEAAYSLIPQKGSWLPTEASLHLFLGTPQSSIPRDLSLDFTFSSPKQRLLLKIRHPLKSIQVQGWLPKSSSQAVSNKGLKQGSPAFFGQAPQSLA